In a single window of the Perca flavescens isolate YP-PL-M2 chromosome 18, PFLA_1.0, whole genome shotgun sequence genome:
- the slc2a12 gene encoding solute carrier family 2, facilitated glucose transporter member 12 — protein MDPNSETEKMTSNPSETQKLAPPRGPGCSWLVVVAAVAASLSGLMLGYEMGLTSGVLLQLRDFLSLSCREQELLVSSLLLGALLICLVGGPILDRYGRRCSLLLSAALVIGGSIVLIAVTSLVALTLGRVIVGMGTSLSGTAACLYIAEISPRERRGLLVTLYELMLVVGVMLGFSCSYAFATLPYGWAYTFGLVIPPALLQISVLVFLPPSPRFLVTRGKVEQARIVLARMRGGVQEHVEKELRDIQAGLKEESEHSFWELFSTKANLRSRLLTGVALVFLQQATGQPNILSYASPLFRSVGFNSDAAATLASTGFGVVKVVGTIPAVLLVDRVGTKSFLCVGAVAMGMSLVALGTLTLQSHTHLTSLCKSHTIPNHTITPWDFNQTSIDLNNSDIFSADLPSQWNSEEAQLTNREGDGIGEPGGGSTSFLKWASLISLLVFVAAFSISLGPMVYVVLSEIFPMGVRGRAVSVVSAVNWATNLLISMTFLTITEKIGVSNVMFLYAAMSFVLLVFVILCVPDTKGRTLEEISKELAKKKHFEVRLCRQVQPQESLIQGSSTSTEIPENI, from the exons ATGGACCCCAACAGTGAGACCGAGAAGATGACTTCTAACCCCTCTGAGACCCAGAAACTGGCTCCACCCAGAGGCCCAG GCTGCAGCTGGCTGGTGGTTGTAGCGGCTGTAGCGGCCTCTCTGAGCGGCTTGATGCTGGGCTATGAAATGGGCCTGACCTCTGGAGTCCTGCTGCAGCTGCGGgacttcctctccctctcctgccgGGAACAGGAACTGCTGGTCAGCTCCCTCCTGCTCGGCGCTCTCCTCATCTGCCTGGTCGGAGGTCCTATTCTGGATCGCTACGGCCGCCGCTGCTCTTTGCTCCTGAGCGCTGCCCTGGTGATCGGAGGGAGCATCGTGCTCATCGCAGTTACTTCACTTGTTGCACTCACACTGGGCCGGGTGATAGTCGGCATGGGAACATCGCTGTCAGGGACGGCAGCGTGTCTGTACATTGCAGAGATCTCACCGAGGGAGAGGAGGGGTCTTCTGGTGACGCTGTATGAGCTGATGTTGGTTGTGGGCGTAATGCTGGGATTTAGCTGTAGTTACGCTTTTGCTACTTTGCCCTATGGCTGGGCGTATACATTTGGACTAGTAATCCCCCCAGCGCTGCTACAGATCAGTGTACTTGTGTTCCTACCACCCAGTCCACGCTTTCTGGTCACCCGGGGGAAAGTGGAGCAGGCCAGGATAGTGCTGGCCAGAATGAGAGGTGGGGTTCAGGAGCATGTGGAAAAGGAGCTCAGAGACATCCAGGCAGGACTTAAAGAGGAATCCGAGCATAGTTTCTGGGAGTTGTTCAGTACCAAGGCCAACTTGCGTTCCCGGCTGCTGACAGGTGTGGCCTTAGTATTCCTTCAGCAGGCTACTGGTCAGCCCAACATCCTCTCCTACGCTTCACCACTTTTCCGCAGTGTAGGCTTCAACAGTGATGCCGCAGCAACCTTGGCCTCCACAGGGTTTGGAGTTGTTAAAGTAGTTGGCACCATCCCAGCCGTGTTGCTGGTCGACCGCGTGGGAACCAAGAGCTTTTTGTGCGTGGGTGCTGTCGCGATGGGAATGTCGCTAGTTGCACTTGGTACATTGACACTGCAAAGCCACACTCACCTCACCAGCCTGTGTAAAAGCCACACTATACCAAATCACACAATTACGCCGTGGGATTTCAACCAAACCTCTATAGACTTGAACAACAGTGACATTTTTTCTGCTGACCTCCCCAGCCAATGGAACAGTGAGGAGGCCCAGCTAACTAACAGAGAGGGTGATGGGATTGGGGAGCCAGGAGGAGGAAGTACTTCCTTTCTGAAGTGGGCATCATTGATCAGCTTGCTGGTGTTTGTGGCAGCCTTCTCCATTAGCCTTGGACCAA TGGTGTATGTGGTTCTCAGTGAGATCTTTCCGATGggagtcagaggcagggctgtgTCTGTGGTGTCGGCTGTGAACTGGGCCACTAACCTGCTCATCTCCATGACCTTCCTCACAATTACAG AAAAGATTGGCGTTTCCAATGTGATGTTCCTCTACGCTGCCATGAGTTTTGTTCTACTGGTGTTTGTCATCCTCTGTGTCCCTGACACCAAGGGCCGCACGCTGGAGGAGATATCGAAAGAGCTGGCTAAGAA GAAGCATTTTGAGGTGAGGCTCTGCAGGCAGGTTCAGCCTCAGGAAAGCCTGATCCAGGGCAGCAGTACGTCCACAGAGATTCCAGAAAACATCTGA
- the tbpl1 gene encoding TATA box-binding protein-like 1, protein MDSSNDEALDIIITNVVATFRTRCHLNLRTIALEGTNVIYKPEVGKVLMKLRKPKITASIWSSGKIICTGATSEDDAKLGARRLARLLQKLGFKVRFSAFKVVNVLAVCSMPFAIHLIDFTKNNRPIASYEPELHPAATYRIKHIKATIQVFSTGSITVTGPNVQNVATAVEQVYPLLFECQKPRYK, encoded by the exons ATGGATTCCAGCAATGACGAAGCACTTGATATCATTATCACCAATGTGGTGGCAACCTTCAGGACCAGGTGCCACCTCAACCTGCGCACCATTGCCTTAGAGGGAACCAATGTCATCTATAAGCCGGAAGTAGGG aaagtCCTGATGAAGCTTCGTAAACCCAAGATAACAGCCTCAATCTGGTCCTCAGGGAAAATCATCTGCACTGGAGCAACAAG TGAGGATGACGCAAAGCTGGGTGCTCGCAGGTTAGCACGCCTTCTGCAGAAACTGGGCTTCAAG gtgagaTTTTCAGCCTTCAAAGTTGTGAATGTCCTGGCAGTTTGTTCCATGCCGTTTGCAATCCACCTCATAGACTTTACTAAGAACAACCGACCCATTGCCAG ttATGAACCAGAGCTCCATCCTGCTGCCACGTACAGGATCAAACATATCAAGGCTACTATACAGGTGTTCTCTACTGGCAGCATAACAGTTACAG GACCAAATGTACAGAATGTGGCCACAGCTGTTGAGCAGGTCTACCCACTACTGTTCGAGTGTCAGAAACCCCGCTacaaatag
- the tcf21 gene encoding transcription factor 21 — protein sequence MSTGSLSDVDDELLDGILKFGSSGKDSNESTEESSNCEGTCANDAPGKKRKTASRKTAPKGVAQQEGKHVQRNAANARERARMRVLSKAFSRLKTTLPWVPADTKLSKLDTLRLASSYIAHLRQILANDKYENGYIHPVNLTWPFMVAGKPENELKEMLNTTRLCGTTAS from the exons ATGTCCACCGGGTCTCTCAGCGATGTCGACGACGAGCTCCTGGATGGCATCCTGAAGTTTGGCTCCTCCGGTAAAGACTCCAACGAGAGCACGGAGGAAAGCTCCAACTGCGAGGGCACTTGCGCAAACGATGCGCCGGGCAAGAAACGGAAGACAGCGTCCAGGAAAACGGCACCCAAGGGTGTGGCACAGCAGGAGGGCAAGCATGTGCAGAGAAACGCGGCCAACGCCCGGGAGAGAGCCAGGATGCGCGTCTTGTCCAAAGCCTTCTCCCGGCTGAAGACCACCTTACCCTGGGTACCAGCGGACACCAAGCTCTCCAAACTGGACACACTGCGCCTGGCGTCCAGCTACATCGCGCACCTCCGGCAGATACTGGCCAACGACAAATATGAAAACGGATATATCCATCCCGTTAACCTG ACGTGGCCTTTCATGGTTGCAGGCAAGCCGGAGAACGAGTTGAAGGAGATGCTGAACACAACCCGGTTATGTGGAACAACGGCGTCATGA
- the LOC114573700 gene encoding tropomyosin alpha-1 chain-like, with product MQHQLNTWMVKGNSEAGETKLHDFLPDKKQPLDPDTTADEAHDQTNTGPDIWMEVRMLRDMVVEQKVELRNMEARLRETEMQADDQKLDLLLTKTSLEELKRDHTTTEERLRASQKQVEELKKVNMEQSEELSDLRARLDASDKRVEEIKKVNVELRGDLENQAAQLLSIEARVTVGDRELQLLTRRMDDLQAQNTAQEVELASVMDRMNTTESSVDSLIKENAKVAFYTALTDSGGVGPYNTPTVLKFSKVFTNVGGAYSPTTGFFTAPQKGVYYFRFTICGHTAKGLMGVQLYHNGRSIIHNLEHKDNLHFEYLSNAVTLELNVGDELHLVLPEESAIFDNANNHSTFSGFLLFKM from the coding sequence TGAAGCAGGGGAGACCAAACTCCACGATTTCCTGCCTGATAAAAAGCAACCTCTGGACCCTGATACCACCGCTGATGAGGCCCATGACCAAACCAACACCGGCCCTGACATTTGGATGGAGGTGAGGATGCTGCGGGACATGGTGGTGGAGCAGAAGGTGGAGCTGAGGAACATGGAAGCCAGGCTGAGGGAGACAGAGATGCAGGCAGATGATCAGAAGTTGGATCTCCTCCTAACTAAAACCAGCCTGGAGGAGCTGAAGAGAGATCACACTACCACGGAGGAGAGACTGAGAGCCAGTCAGAAGCAAGTGGAAGAACTAAAGAAAGTAAACATGGAGCAGTCGGAAGAGCTGTCAGATCTCAGGGCAAGGCTTGATGCCAGTGACAAGCGAGTGgaagaaattaaaaaagtaaatgtgGAGCTGAGGGGTGATCTTGAAAACCAGGCAGCTCAACTCTTGTCCATAGAAGCCAGAGTGACAGTCGGTGACCGTGAGCTGCAGCTCCTAACACGCAGGATGGATGACTTGCAGGCTCAGAACACAGCTCAAGAAGTTGAGCTGGCCTCTGTAATGGACAGGATGAACACTACTGAGAGCAGCGTGGATAGTCTCATCAAAGAGAATGCAAAGGTGGCATTTTACACTGCTTTGACAGACTCAGGAGGTGTAGGGCCTTACAATACTCCGACAGTCCTAAAGTTCAGCAAGGTCTTCACCAATGTTGGTGGCGCCTATAGTCCAACCACTGGCTTCTTCACTGCACCGCAGAAAGGAGTGTACTATTTCAGATTTACAATATGTGGTCATACAGCAAAGGGCCTCATGGGAGTGCAACTATATCATAACGGGAGATCCATAATCCATAATTTGGAGCACAAGGATAATTTGCATTTTGAGTACCTGTCAAATGCTGTTACTCTAGAGCTGAATGTCGGTGATGAGTTACATTTGGTCCTCCCAGAGGAGAGTGCTATCTTTGATAATGCAAACAATCACAGCACATTTAGTGGCTTCTTGCTTTTCAAAATGTGA